A region of Dermochelys coriacea isolate rDerCor1 chromosome 1, rDerCor1.pri.v4, whole genome shotgun sequence DNA encodes the following proteins:
- the NDUFB2 gene encoding NADH dehydrogenase [ubiquinone] 1 beta subcomplex subunit 2, mitochondrial isoform X2 has protein sequence MLGSLGRSGGGLVRILRARDVRGAAGLRHAGGGVHIEPHYRQFPGLTRRQVIHGELLSGFMWFWILWHFWHNPDAVLVLWWDL, from the exons ATGCTCGGGTCTCTGGGCCGCTCCGGGGGCGGCCTGGTCCGGATCCTCCGCGCCAGAGACGTGAGGGGAGCGGCCGGGCTCCGGCA CGCGGGGGGCGGGGTGCACATCGAGCCCCACTACCGGCAGTTCCCGGGGCTGACCCGCCGGCAGGTGATCCACGGCGAGCTCCTCAGCGGCTTCATGTGGTTCTGGATCCTGTGGCACTTCTGGCACAACCCGGACGCGGTGCTG GTCCTGTGGTGGGATCTCTGA
- the NDUFB2 gene encoding NADH dehydrogenase [ubiquinone] 1 beta subcomplex subunit 2, mitochondrial isoform X1: MLGSLGRSGGGLVRILRARDVRGAAGLRHAGGGVHIEPHYRQFPGLTRRQVIHGELLSGFMWFWILWHFWHNPDAVLGHFPYPDASKWTDEELGIPPDDEE; encoded by the exons ATGCTCGGGTCTCTGGGCCGCTCCGGGGGCGGCCTGGTCCGGATCCTCCGCGCCAGAGACGTGAGGGGAGCGGCCGGGCTCCGGCA CGCGGGGGGCGGGGTGCACATCGAGCCCCACTACCGGCAGTTCCCGGGGCTGACCCGCCGGCAGGTGATCCACGGCGAGCTCCTCAGCGGCTTCATGTGGTTCTGGATCCTGTGGCACTTCTGGCACAACCCGGACGCGGTGCTG GGTCACTTTCCTTACCCAGATGCTTCGAAATGGACAGATGAGGAATTGGGGATCCCTCCTGATGATGAAGAATAG